One part of the Pristiophorus japonicus isolate sPriJap1 chromosome 21, sPriJap1.hap1, whole genome shotgun sequence genome encodes these proteins:
- the coa3a gene encoding cytochrome c oxidase assembly factor 3 homolog, mitochondrial — MAEMNSGGGGGSEFAKRINPKKDNLSKEQLEFMRKVELAQWQKNLQKRRGRNVFTGLAIGAMVLGIYGYTFYSVSQERFLDDLEEEAKGVRARNDSKTSVN; from the exons ATGGCGGAAATgaattcaggaggaggaggaggatcggaGTTTGCCAAACGCATCAACCCGAAGAAGGACAACCTGAGCAAAGAACAGCTCGAGTTTATGCGGAAAGTGGAGCTGGCTCAGTGGCAAAAAAACCTGCAGAAACGGCGTGGGAGGAATGTGTTCACAGGCTTAGCAATCGGGGCCATGGTCTTGGGCATCT ATGGATACACATTTTATTCAGTGTCACAGGAACGATTTTTGGATGATTTGGAAGAAGAAGCAAAAGGTGTTCGAGCAAGAAATGATTCCAAGACTTCAGTAAACTGA